One stretch of Alcaligenes faecalis DNA includes these proteins:
- the metF gene encoding methylenetetrahydrofolate reductase [NAD(P)H], with protein MSNQQTLSLEFFPPRDIAAQEKLVRTAKSLMGLNPAYVSMTFGAGGSTRAGTVDAVALLQKLGFDVAPHLSCIGTAPAQLSEMLDNYRDQGIRRIVALRGDLPSGMGGDAGELRYASDLVAFIRENYGEQFHIEVAAYPEMHPQATGFGDDLDHFVNKVNAGAHGAITQYFFNPDSYFSFVERAQAQGVTIPITPGIMPITNSSQLLRFSTMCGAEVPRWIRLRLADFGDDRASIRAFGIDVVARLCQDLLDGGAPGIHMYTLNGADASMAILPNLTWR; from the coding sequence ATGAGCAATCAGCAAACTTTGAGCCTGGAGTTTTTCCCGCCGCGAGATATCGCGGCGCAGGAAAAACTGGTGCGGACCGCCAAGTCCCTGATGGGCTTGAACCCCGCCTATGTCAGCATGACGTTCGGGGCCGGTGGCTCCACCCGTGCTGGCACGGTGGATGCGGTGGCACTGCTGCAAAAACTGGGCTTTGATGTCGCACCGCACTTGTCGTGCATTGGTACGGCACCCGCACAGCTGAGCGAGATGCTGGACAATTACCGCGACCAGGGCATACGACGTATCGTGGCCCTGCGCGGTGACTTGCCGTCGGGTATGGGTGGTGATGCGGGCGAGCTGCGTTATGCCAGCGATCTGGTGGCTTTCATTCGTGAAAACTACGGTGAGCAGTTTCATATCGAAGTGGCCGCCTACCCAGAAATGCACCCCCAGGCGACGGGTTTTGGGGACGACCTGGATCACTTTGTGAACAAGGTCAACGCAGGGGCGCATGGCGCGATCACGCAGTACTTCTTCAACCCGGACTCCTACTTCAGCTTTGTTGAACGGGCCCAGGCGCAAGGAGTCACAATTCCGATCACGCCAGGCATCATGCCTATTACCAACTCGTCCCAGTTGCTGCGTTTCTCGACCATGTGTGGAGCAGAAGTGCCGCGCTGGATTCGTTTGCGTCTGGCCGACTTCGGTGATGATCGCGCATCGATTCGCGCTTTTGGTATCGATGTGGTGGCACGCTTGTGTCAGGACCTGTTGGATGGTGGTGCTCCCGGCATCCATATGTACACCCTGAACGGGGCAGACGCGAGCATGGCTATTTTGCCGAATCTGACCTGGCGCTAG
- a CDS encoding 5-formyltetrahydrofolate cyclo-ligase yields MIQNVEHNAAALRTRLKDLRAGQPSIDTNRGALLIRGRLFTWLATNRSRLREQGRAEPTTIAAFWPMAQEPDLRPLLLQWVEEEGINVCLPVVQEPDAPLSFVEWTPDTEMEKGRYGIEIPVSTKTMQPDIVLVPTLGYTRQGDRLGYGKGYYDRTLAALKEQNHAFTSIGIAWAVGDLSGQSYQPAPHDQRLDSILTDKGWAVPAPEL; encoded by the coding sequence ATGATTCAGAACGTAGAGCATAACGCAGCCGCGCTGCGCACGCGACTAAAAGACCTGCGAGCCGGGCAGCCCTCCATCGACACCAACCGGGGCGCTTTGCTGATCCGGGGCCGTCTGTTCACCTGGCTGGCCACCAACCGCAGCCGCCTGCGTGAACAAGGCCGTGCCGAACCCACCACCATTGCCGCTTTCTGGCCTATGGCCCAAGAACCGGACTTGCGCCCATTGCTGCTTCAATGGGTAGAGGAGGAAGGCATCAATGTCTGTCTGCCCGTTGTCCAGGAGCCCGACGCCCCTTTGAGTTTTGTCGAGTGGACACCCGACACCGAAATGGAAAAGGGACGCTACGGCATCGAAATCCCGGTTTCCACTAAAACCATGCAACCGGACATTGTCCTGGTCCCTACCCTGGGCTACACCCGCCAGGGCGATCGCCTGGGCTACGGCAAAGGGTATTACGACCGGACTTTGGCGGCGCTGAAAGAACAAAACCACGCGTTTACCAGCATTGGTATTGCCTGGGCAGTGGGCGACTTGTCGGGCCAATCCTACCAGCCCGCCCCGCACGACCAACGCCTGGACAGTATTCTGACTGATAAAGGCTGGGCTGTGCCCGCTCCGGAACTATAA
- a CDS encoding lytic transglycosylase domain-containing protein, with translation MASMLPRPPLSALVVFALGLVGCAGSQSPQAQTHSPDPAVAKQTVVLQPAKEAVRRWDRVPPVPPTARQALVDARDAMQAKRWTALDALAPVAANDPVLGSYAEYWRLRRILQDTTTPVPDEQVRLFLSGNQDEYLENRLKSDWIVAAARTGNYALVRELAPVQAPTSAVKCAVASAQNVAGQSVDVQDLLSSFSPSQACWSALDQLYARKVVSKNQVRDLMRDALENNRTGEARRLAAIIFTAPQMKDYTALMAAPQKWLDRNATNSAVNPELVSLALSRLGRGQRDSAAAYIDRTWAGKIPQENLNWVWGQFGLISALRVEDDAAKWYRRSGRTPMTDYNNAWQVRAELRQGTIEWKHVSAAIDKMNDAQKAEPVWVYWSGRAHEALGHKDQARAKFQSIVGDLNFYGQLATEELGLTPSLPPQPQPLTPLDMQDARTNAGLLRAVELFKLGWRPEAVPEWNFALRGMNDRQLRAAAEFAREQHIYDRVVNTSLLTKNEIDFSQRFIAPFEGRVTEQAKSINLDPAWVYGLIRQESRFITDARSGVGASGLMQLMPATAKWVANKIDMRDFSPSRVNEFEVNTVLGTNYLNMVLGQLDGSQVLASAGYNAGPGRPRQWRARLNTSVEGAIFAETIPFTETRLYVKNVLSNATYYAMMFSGQPQSLKGRLGTISP, from the coding sequence ATGGCATCCATGCTTCCTCGCCCGCCCTTGAGCGCTTTGGTGGTGTTTGCTCTGGGTTTGGTCGGCTGTGCGGGGTCGCAGTCGCCGCAAGCCCAGACACATTCTCCGGATCCTGCCGTGGCCAAGCAAACTGTCGTGTTGCAGCCTGCCAAGGAAGCCGTGCGTCGCTGGGACCGTGTCCCGCCTGTGCCGCCAACTGCTCGTCAGGCTTTGGTGGATGCTCGTGATGCCATGCAGGCCAAGCGCTGGACAGCGCTGGATGCCCTGGCTCCGGTGGCGGCCAATGATCCTGTCCTGGGTTCCTATGCCGAGTACTGGCGCTTGCGCCGGATTTTGCAGGATACGACCACGCCCGTACCCGATGAGCAAGTTCGCTTGTTCCTGAGCGGCAATCAAGATGAATACCTGGAAAACCGTCTGAAGTCCGATTGGATTGTGGCGGCCGCCCGTACCGGAAACTATGCCCTGGTGCGTGAGCTGGCTCCCGTCCAGGCCCCCACTTCGGCGGTGAAGTGTGCGGTAGCTTCGGCCCAGAACGTGGCCGGGCAATCTGTGGATGTGCAGGACCTGCTGTCGTCCTTCTCGCCCAGCCAGGCTTGCTGGTCGGCATTGGACCAGTTGTACGCCCGTAAAGTGGTCAGCAAGAATCAGGTCCGCGACCTGATGCGTGATGCTCTGGAAAATAACCGCACGGGCGAGGCTCGTCGTCTGGCTGCGATTATTTTCACGGCACCGCAAATGAAGGATTACACCGCTCTGATGGCTGCGCCACAGAAGTGGCTGGATCGTAATGCGACCAATAGTGCGGTCAACCCGGAGCTGGTGTCCTTGGCCCTGTCCCGCCTGGGCCGTGGTCAGCGTGATTCGGCAGCCGCCTATATCGACCGTACCTGGGCTGGCAAAATCCCTCAGGAAAACCTGAATTGGGTTTGGGGGCAGTTTGGTCTGATCAGTGCCTTGCGGGTGGAAGACGATGCGGCCAAATGGTATCGCCGCTCCGGTCGTACCCCCATGACGGATTACAACAATGCCTGGCAAGTACGTGCCGAGTTGCGTCAGGGCACCATTGAGTGGAAGCATGTCTCTGCCGCCATCGACAAGATGAACGATGCGCAAAAGGCCGAGCCGGTTTGGGTGTACTGGTCGGGGCGTGCTCACGAAGCCTTGGGCCATAAAGATCAGGCTCGTGCCAAGTTCCAGTCCATTGTGGGCGATCTGAACTTCTACGGTCAGCTGGCTACAGAAGAGTTGGGCCTGACTCCTTCCTTGCCCCCTCAGCCACAGCCTTTGACGCCTTTGGATATGCAGGATGCCCGTACCAATGCAGGCTTGCTGCGTGCGGTGGAGCTGTTCAAGCTGGGCTGGCGTCCGGAAGCTGTGCCCGAGTGGAACTTCGCTCTGCGTGGCATGAACGACAGGCAGTTGCGCGCAGCGGCCGAGTTCGCGCGCGAGCAGCATATTTACGACCGGGTGGTGAATACCTCCTTGTTGACCAAGAACGAGATCGACTTCAGCCAGCGCTTTATCGCTCCCTTTGAAGGCCGCGTGACCGAGCAGGCCAAGTCCATCAATCTGGACCCGGCCTGGGTGTATGGCCTGATCCGTCAGGAATCGCGCTTCATTACCGATGCGCGTTCGGGCGTCGGGGCATCAGGCTTGATGCAACTGATGCCTGCCACCGCCAAGTGGGTAGCCAACAAGATCGATATGCGCGATTTCTCGCCTTCGCGAGTCAACGAGTTCGAGGTGAATACTGTACTGGGCACCAACTACCTGAACATGGTTCTGGGTCAGCTGGATGGCTCGCAGGTGCTGGCGTCGGCAGGCTATAACGCGGGACCAGGCCGTCCCCGCCAGTGGCGTGCGCGCTTGAATACATCGGTGGAAGGGGCCATTTTTGCCGAGACCATCCCCTTTACCGAAACGCGCTTGTACGTGAAAAACGTGCTCTCCAATGCGACCTACTACGCCATGATGTTCAGCGGCCAGCCGCAGTCCCTGAAAGGGCGTTTGGGTACGATTTCACCTTGA
- a CDS encoding tRNA CCA-pyrophosphorylase gives MLDDRQQAALAALMGPPDPVLEGLQVYVVGGAVRDALLGMPAGDKDWVVVGVRPEDLAARGFVPVGGDFPVFLNPHSKEEFALARTERKSGRGYKGFTFYTGTDVSLADDLRRRDLTINAMAVDAAGNLHDPLNGLVDLQARLFRHVGTAFSEDPVRLLRLARFAARFTEFTVADDTWALARELVEQGEVDELVPERIYLEIAKGLSAQQPARMFEVLREVGALERVMPGLNYNDQVGQQVQIAKDRRLDLASCFAVLCHLSEKPAQVAEQIRAPSEWRDQARLLPVLLASPALLQPRADVESALQVMESLDALRKPERFIQLISAAACLQGVPELEWDFLRKVMASVDAGAVAAQYKAEPGKIREAVRAARLTALEQLV, from the coding sequence ATGCTTGATGACAGACAACAAGCAGCCCTGGCGGCCCTGATGGGGCCGCCAGATCCTGTTCTGGAAGGCTTGCAGGTCTATGTAGTGGGTGGCGCGGTGCGCGACGCCTTGCTGGGTATGCCAGCGGGCGACAAGGACTGGGTGGTGGTGGGTGTCCGGCCTGAAGATTTAGCAGCCCGAGGCTTTGTGCCTGTGGGTGGCGACTTCCCCGTCTTTCTGAATCCCCACAGCAAAGAAGAGTTCGCCCTGGCCCGAACTGAACGCAAGTCTGGCCGTGGTTACAAGGGCTTTACCTTTTACACCGGCACAGACGTAAGCCTGGCGGACGATTTGCGCCGCCGTGATCTGACCATTAATGCCATGGCCGTGGATGCGGCGGGGAATCTGCACGATCCCTTGAACGGCCTGGTGGATTTACAAGCTCGCCTGTTCCGTCATGTGGGTACTGCGTTTAGCGAAGACCCCGTGCGTTTGCTGCGGCTGGCACGTTTTGCCGCGCGCTTTACCGAATTCACCGTGGCCGACGATACCTGGGCCTTGGCGCGTGAGCTGGTCGAGCAGGGCGAAGTGGACGAGCTGGTGCCCGAACGCATCTATCTGGAAATAGCGAAAGGTTTATCTGCCCAGCAGCCCGCTCGCATGTTCGAGGTACTGCGGGAGGTCGGCGCGCTGGAGCGTGTCATGCCCGGCTTGAACTACAACGATCAGGTGGGTCAGCAGGTTCAGATCGCCAAAGACAGACGTCTGGATCTGGCAAGCTGCTTTGCCGTTCTGTGTCATCTCTCGGAAAAACCGGCGCAGGTGGCCGAGCAGATTCGTGCTCCTTCTGAATGGCGTGATCAGGCTCGTCTCTTGCCAGTGCTCTTAGCCAGCCCTGCCTTGTTGCAGCCTCGGGCAGATGTAGAGTCTGCCTTGCAGGTGATGGAGTCGTTGGATGCCTTGCGCAAGCCAGAGCGTTTTATTCAGCTGATCAGTGCAGCAGCTTGCCTGCAAGGAGTTCCGGAGCTGGAGTGGGACTTTCTGCGCAAGGTGATGGCCAGTGTGGATGCCGGTGCGGTTGCCGCGCAGTACAAGGCCGAGCCAGGCAAAATCCGTGAAGCGGTGCGAGCAGCCCGGCTGACGGCTTTGGAGCAACTGGTCTAG
- a CDS encoding class I SAM-dependent methyltransferase, protein MNVLSAPALPHGLPPLSEELKKHVAHVNDYLLDRIEDEGGFLPFDQWMHHALYAPHLGYYTGGSTKFGSNQPTGDFTTAPELSPLFAQTLSRQVMEVLEGSQSLSILEFGAGSGALAEALITELRKQGIEPQYSILEVSPDLRARQQERLAPLQAQVQWLDSTPHSFKGCVVANEVLDAMPASLFTFDVAGKVLEVGVIAADDSTAQGLPAPFYLATRPAPDHLASLVAERVQAQPFYLSEINLQAEAWVRSMGTWLKQGAAILIDYGFPQREYYHPQRDKGTLMCHFRHFAHAEPLVLAGLQDITAHVDFTAMADAALEAGLDVLGYTSQARFLMNCGITNFLASPPEDPSPAVQQQWAQTMSAANKLLSEAEMGELFKVLIIGRDIPAPVLGTMSGDRRERL, encoded by the coding sequence ATGAACGTATTGTCTGCCCCCGCCCTGCCACACGGTTTGCCTCCCCTGTCCGAGGAGCTGAAAAAACACGTCGCACACGTTAACGACTACTTGCTGGATCGCATTGAAGATGAAGGCGGTTTCCTGCCTTTTGACCAATGGATGCATCATGCGTTGTACGCCCCACATCTGGGCTACTACACCGGCGGCAGCACCAAGTTTGGCAGCAATCAGCCCACGGGCGACTTTACGACGGCCCCCGAACTCTCTCCCCTGTTTGCTCAGACCTTGAGTCGGCAGGTCATGGAAGTGCTGGAAGGCAGCCAATCCCTGTCCATTCTGGAGTTTGGCGCGGGTAGCGGCGCTTTGGCCGAAGCGCTGATTACGGAGCTGCGCAAGCAAGGTATCGAGCCGCAATACTCAATTCTGGAAGTGTCGCCTGACCTGCGTGCGCGTCAGCAAGAGCGTCTGGCGCCTCTGCAAGCCCAGGTGCAATGGCTGGACAGCACGCCACACAGCTTCAAGGGTTGCGTGGTGGCCAATGAGGTTCTGGATGCCATGCCTGCCAGCCTGTTCACCTTTGATGTGGCTGGCAAGGTGCTGGAAGTGGGTGTTATTGCGGCAGACGACAGCACAGCTCAAGGCCTGCCAGCACCTTTCTACCTGGCTACCCGCCCTGCTCCCGACCATCTGGCTTCGCTGGTGGCCGAGCGCGTGCAGGCCCAGCCTTTTTACCTTTCGGAAATCAATCTGCAAGCTGAAGCCTGGGTGCGCAGCATGGGCACTTGGTTGAAGCAAGGCGCGGCCATTCTGATCGACTACGGTTTTCCGCAACGCGAGTACTACCACCCGCAACGCGACAAAGGCACCTTGATGTGCCACTTCCGTCACTTTGCTCACGCCGAGCCATTGGTGCTGGCTGGCTTGCAGGACATTACCGCCCACGTGGACTTCACCGCCATGGCGGATGCCGCCCTGGAAGCGGGTCTGGATGTGCTGGGCTACACCAGTCAGGCGCGCTTCCTGATGAACTGCGGCATTACCAATTTCCTGGCGTCTCCACCGGAAGACCCATCGCCAGCTGTGCAACAGCAATGGGCACAGACCATGAGCGCAGCCAACAAGCTGCTGTCTGAAGCGGAAATGGGGGAGCTGTTCAAGGTTCTGATTATTGGGCGCGATATTCCAGCCCCAGTGCTGGGTACGATGAGCGGAGATCGACGCGAGCGCCTGTAA
- a CDS encoding class I SAM-dependent methyltransferase gives MNDRGQASAWLQAWAHLIPNPGTVLDVACGRGRNARWLAERGNTVIGVDRDPEAVAATSPYGEIIQADIENGPWPFAGRKFNALVVTKYLWRPLMPTLLESLEPGGVLVYETFGVGNEQYNTPRNPDFLLQPGELLRWCADLDIVAYEHGFRADPDHIVQRIVAVRPREGGSFSDYRLNPQDGGGSICE, from the coding sequence ATGAACGACAGGGGACAGGCCAGCGCCTGGTTACAGGCATGGGCCCATTTGATTCCTAATCCGGGCACGGTCCTGGATGTGGCCTGTGGTCGGGGGCGCAATGCCCGCTGGTTGGCCGAGCGCGGCAATACCGTGATCGGTGTAGACCGGGATCCGGAAGCTGTCGCAGCGACCTCGCCTTACGGGGAAATTATCCAGGCTGATATTGAAAACGGTCCCTGGCCTTTTGCCGGACGCAAGTTCAATGCTCTGGTGGTGACCAAGTATCTGTGGCGTCCTTTGATGCCTACCTTGCTGGAAAGCCTGGAGCCGGGCGGGGTGCTGGTTTACGAAACCTTTGGGGTGGGTAACGAGCAATACAACACGCCACGCAACCCGGACTTTCTGTTGCAGCCAGGTGAGTTGCTGCGCTGGTGTGCAGACCTGGATATCGTGGCCTATGAGCATGGTTTCCGCGCTGACCCGGACCATATTGTTCAGCGCATTGTCGCAGTGCGTCCGCGTGAGGGCGGCTCTTTCAGCGATTACCGCCTGAACCCGCAAGACGGTGGCGGCAGTATCTGCGAATAA
- a CDS encoding sulfite exporter TauE/SafE family protein — MALAIILGILTGLSLGLTGAGGGILAVPALVLGMGYSMTAATPVALLAVGAAALVGALDGLYKHIVRYRAAVFMAVTGALVTSLGVRISHALPEKVLVTLFVAIMLWIATKMLRRPAATAHAHTPCCLNPETGRLRWTPAGTATLASIGAVAGLFSGMLGVGGGFLIVPALKRFSDLSMHSIVATSLMLIALISLSASAMSLAHGAVIPLSGWVFVASAMGGMVIGRQLAPHIPSVRLQQGFSILTAVVALSMLARTYLF, encoded by the coding sequence ATGGCGCTTGCAATCATCCTGGGAATTCTGACTGGCCTGTCGCTGGGTTTGACTGGCGCGGGTGGCGGTATTTTGGCCGTACCCGCACTGGTGCTGGGCATGGGCTACAGCATGACGGCGGCCACACCAGTGGCCTTGCTGGCTGTAGGCGCCGCAGCTCTGGTCGGTGCACTGGATGGTTTGTACAAACATATCGTGCGCTATAGAGCTGCCGTGTTCATGGCGGTAACGGGTGCCTTGGTGACGTCACTGGGCGTGCGCATCAGCCACGCTTTGCCAGAAAAAGTGCTGGTGACTCTGTTTGTCGCCATCATGTTGTGGATTGCCACCAAGATGCTGCGCCGTCCGGCAGCAACGGCACATGCTCATACGCCCTGTTGTCTGAACCCGGAAACCGGTCGCCTGCGCTGGACGCCAGCAGGCACCGCCACCCTGGCTTCAATTGGTGCCGTAGCGGGTTTGTTTTCAGGCATGTTGGGCGTGGGCGGCGGCTTTCTGATCGTGCCTGCCTTGAAACGTTTCAGCGACCTGTCCATGCACAGCATTGTGGCCACATCCTTGATGCTGATCGCCCTGATTTCCCTGAGCGCTTCGGCCATGAGTCTGGCACACGGGGCGGTGATTCCCCTTAGCGGCTGGGTATTTGTGGCCTCGGCCATGGGTGGAATGGTGATAGGCCGACAACTGGCCCCTCATATTCCTTCTGTGCGCTTGCAGCAGGGATTCAGCATTCTGACGGCTGTTGTGGCTCTGTCCATGCTGGCACGTACCTATCTGTTTTAA
- the ppc gene encoding phosphoenolpyruvate carboxylase, which yields MPQAVPDLSNLLRQDIRFLGKALGEVIRDSEGKATFTLIEALRRAAVSFRREHDPQQARILEKDIPKLNDAQARSVARAFAYFLHLSNIAEDRDQNRRREEQDPEKLLGSLQHAIQTLMDQGLSAKKIRRYLQEACVMPVLTAHPTEVQRQSTLAVHMAIADELNGLDHKASATQSARTQEKLTGLVSLLWQTRMLRDHKLTVMDEIDNALAYYGSTFLPTIPQLYHDLDRLLEPGKKSLLDQKTRSLPAFLRMGSWIGGDRDGNPNVGPETVEQAVLRQATRALQHYLEQIRLLGTEISVSDALNRVSKDLAALSASSQDPSPHRVDEPYRRSFIHLYARMAATAQNLLGRDLADRPTYAAPAYANPQEFKADLQIIADSLAENKGGAIAGLRLNELIQAVEVFGFHLATLDLRQSSDVHERVLDELFRVAGTLYKDEPVNYRQLSEEDRITLLRSELRHHRPLVSPWYRYSEETEKELSILRKAAECRRRFGARALEQTIVSHTETLSDLLEVLVLQQETGLIVPNSNEPEHQGLMVVPLFETIPDLERGPQIMQEWLDMPEIRQRVRHAQDSVQEVMLGYSDSNKDGGYLTSNWTLYRAEREFAQVFSRRKVRLRLFHGRGGSVGRGGGSSFDAILAQPPGTVNGQIRLTEQGEMIQGRYKDADVGRWHLELFVAATLEASLGSRKGSSNDDEHLAAYGEAMAWMSEQAHQSYRQLVYGTPNFDQYFFQSTPIKEIAGLNIGSRPSSRKATQSIEDLRAIPWSFSWAQCRLPIPGWYGMGTALNRYLESGLPNDGLNRNKRLAQLQTMARDWAFFRTLLSNMEQVLAKTDLDIGLKYAGLVEDEELREGIFTQIRDEFELTHQLFREITGHELLAHDQALQDALAERFAYIDPLNHLQVELLRRHRRQGEKANKPTRSGVNKQHVIHLTINGIAAGLRNSG from the coding sequence ATGCCGCAGGCCGTGCCTGACCTTTCCAACCTGCTCAGACAGGACATCCGCTTTCTGGGCAAGGCCCTGGGAGAGGTGATTCGTGATAGCGAAGGAAAGGCGACCTTCACGCTGATTGAAGCCCTGCGTCGGGCGGCTGTCAGTTTCAGACGTGAACACGATCCGCAGCAAGCACGGATTCTGGAAAAAGACATTCCCAAGCTGAACGATGCGCAGGCCCGCTCGGTGGCCCGTGCCTTTGCCTATTTTCTGCACCTGTCCAATATTGCCGAGGACCGCGACCAGAACCGTCGCCGTGAGGAGCAGGATCCTGAAAAACTGCTGGGCAGCCTGCAACACGCCATTCAGACCTTGATGGATCAGGGACTGAGCGCCAAGAAAATCCGCCGTTATCTGCAAGAAGCTTGTGTGATGCCGGTGCTGACGGCTCACCCGACCGAAGTGCAGCGCCAAAGTACGCTAGCTGTGCATATGGCCATTGCCGATGAACTGAACGGACTGGATCACAAGGCCAGCGCCACGCAATCGGCTCGCACCCAGGAAAAACTGACCGGTCTGGTGTCCCTGCTGTGGCAAACCCGCATGTTGCGCGATCACAAGCTGACCGTGATGGACGAGATCGACAACGCCCTGGCCTATTACGGTTCTACCTTCCTGCCCACGATTCCGCAGCTGTACCACGACCTGGACCGCTTGCTGGAGCCCGGCAAGAAAAGCCTGCTGGATCAGAAAACCCGCTCCCTGCCCGCCTTTTTGCGCATGGGTAGCTGGATTGGCGGTGACCGCGACGGCAACCCGAATGTAGGCCCTGAAACCGTTGAGCAAGCGGTGCTGCGCCAAGCTACACGCGCGCTCCAACACTATCTGGAACAGATCCGCCTGCTGGGTACGGAAATCTCCGTGTCCGACGCGCTGAACCGCGTCAGCAAAGACCTGGCAGCCTTGTCGGCCAGCAGTCAGGACCCCTCACCACACCGTGTGGACGAGCCTTACCGCCGCAGTTTTATCCATCTGTACGCCCGTATGGCGGCCACGGCCCAAAACCTGCTGGGTCGTGATCTGGCTGATCGCCCCACTTACGCCGCCCCCGCCTATGCAAACCCGCAAGAGTTCAAGGCTGATCTGCAAATCATTGCGGACTCCCTGGCTGAAAACAAAGGCGGTGCTATTGCTGGCCTGCGTTTGAATGAATTGATCCAGGCCGTGGAGGTGTTTGGCTTCCATCTGGCCACACTGGACCTGCGCCAAAGCTCGGACGTGCACGAGCGCGTGCTGGACGAGCTGTTCCGCGTGGCAGGCACGCTGTACAAGGACGAGCCCGTCAATTACCGCCAGTTGTCCGAAGAAGACCGCATCACCTTGCTGCGCTCGGAGCTGCGCCACCATCGCCCCCTGGTTTCGCCCTGGTATCGCTACTCGGAAGAAACCGAGAAAGAGCTGTCCATTCTGCGCAAAGCCGCCGAATGCCGCCGCCGCTTTGGTGCGCGTGCGCTGGAACAAACCATTGTGTCGCACACCGAAACGCTCAGCGACTTGCTGGAAGTGCTGGTGCTGCAACAGGAAACCGGCCTGATCGTGCCCAACTCCAACGAGCCGGAGCATCAAGGTCTGATGGTTGTACCCTTGTTCGAGACTATTCCTGACTTGGAGCGTGGCCCGCAGATCATGCAGGAATGGCTGGATATGCCTGAAATCCGCCAGCGTGTGCGTCACGCCCAGGACAGCGTGCAGGAAGTGATGCTGGGCTACTCGGACAGTAATAAGGACGGTGGCTACCTGACCTCCAACTGGACGCTGTACCGTGCCGAGCGTGAATTTGCGCAGGTTTTCTCGCGCCGCAAAGTGCGTCTGCGTCTGTTCCACGGTCGCGGCGGTTCGGTAGGCCGAGGCGGTGGCTCCAGTTTCGACGCTATCCTGGCGCAACCTCCCGGCACCGTGAACGGCCAGATTCGTCTGACCGAGCAAGGCGAGATGATTCAGGGCCGCTACAAGGATGCGGACGTAGGCCGCTGGCATCTGGAGCTGTTTGTCGCCGCCACGCTGGAAGCCAGCCTGGGTTCGCGCAAGGGCTCGTCCAATGACGACGAACATCTAGCCGCTTACGGCGAAGCCATGGCCTGGATGTCCGAGCAGGCCCATCAAAGCTATCGCCAGTTGGTCTACGGTACGCCGAACTTTGATCAGTACTTCTTCCAGTCCACGCCCATCAAGGAAATTGCCGGCCTGAATATCGGTTCGCGCCCATCGTCACGCAAGGCCACGCAAAGCATTGAAGACCTGCGCGCCATCCCCTGGAGTTTCTCCTGGGCGCAATGTCGTCTGCCTATTCCGGGCTGGTACGGCATGGGCACAGCCTTGAACCGCTATCTGGAGTCGGGGCTGCCAAATGATGGTCTGAACCGCAACAAGCGCTTGGCTCAGCTGCAAACCATGGCCCGTGACTGGGCCTTCTTCCGCACCCTGCTGTCCAATATGGAACAGGTGCTGGCCAAGACTGACCTGGATATCGGCCTGAAATACGCCGGTCTGGTCGAGGACGAGGAACTGCGCGAAGGCATCTTCACCCAAATCCGTGACGAGTTCGAGCTGACACACCAGTTGTTCCGTGAAATCACCGGCCACGAGCTGCTGGCGCACGATCAGGCTTTGCAAGATGCTCTGGCCGAACGCTTTGCCTATATTGACCCGCTGAATCACTTGCAGGTGGAACTGCTGCGTCGCCATCGCCGTCAGGGTGAAAAGGCCAACAAGCCCACACGCAGCGGTGTGAACAAGCAGCACGTGATTCACCTGACGATCAACGGTATTGCAGCCGGCCTGCGTAACTCGGGCTAA